One window of Perca fluviatilis chromosome 12, GENO_Pfluv_1.0, whole genome shotgun sequence genomic DNA carries:
- the cnga4 gene encoding LOW QUALITY PROTEIN: cyclic nucleotide-gated cation channel alpha-4 (The sequence of the model RefSeq protein was modified relative to this genomic sequence to represent the inferred CDS: inserted 2 bases in 1 codon), whose translation MTSVVVFFHGDLHHQAVFSWKEWVVDPAEQFYYVWLQVMIFPIVYNWVIIILRTCFTTIGLSYLPVWLTLDYLSDLMYMVDMIITVHTGYLDQGILIKDLTHLWKRYLHSKHFLLDLVSLLPTDVLYFVFGIQTPLVRINRLLRMPRLDEALDRIETRTSYPNTFRISKLMIYIFVLIHWNACFYFALSSYVGCGSDVWVYXYCFWFSTLILTTVGDVPQAQREEEYLFMTADLLIAVLVFASVVGNVGDVIVSLRDRDNVFFPNHELVKAYLRSHLISKELHQRINNWYQHLYINKKIIRENEILQQLPIHLRTEIAVSVHLPTLSKVTIFQSCEKSLLEELVLKLTPQVFSPGEYVCRKGDVGHEMYIITDGKLAVVADDGVTEYAVLSESNFFGEISILNIKGNKSGNRRTANIRSIGYSDLFSLSKEDLTDVLSEFPAAKRHLEEKGRQILTKMGMLEETGEQEEAEAEKVETKISRLESNLEILQTKLARLMLELESSNQKAQARMEQLEWEVATLETQLPEDEMEGEQGRGEGVGGEVGWEREEAEGEEEEGSDVKVKKQGQGEDGNDVTKEGDGESTKM comes from the exons ATGACATCTGTTGTGGTTTTCTTCCATGGAGACCTGCATCACCAGGCAGTGTTCAG CTGGAAAGAGTGGGTGGTTGATCCGGCAGAACAGTTTTATTATGTCTGGCTACAGGTCATGATCTTCCCCATCGTCTACAACTGGGTGATCATCATTTTGAG GACATGCTTCACTACAATTGGACTGAGCTACCTGCCTGTGTGGCTTACACTGGACTATCTGTCAGACCTCATGTATATGGTTGACATGATCATCACTGTTCACACAG GTTACTTGGATCAGGGCATCCTGATCAAGGACCTAACTCACCTGTGGAAGCGCTACCTGCACTCGAAACATTTCTTATTGGATCTGGTTTCCTTGCTGCCCACCGACGTCCTCTACTTTGTCTTTGGCATCCAAACTCCGCTAGTGAGGATCAACCGCCTTCTGCGCATGCCACGACTTGACGAGGCCCTGGATCGCATAGAGACGAGAACCTCCTACCCCAACACCTTCCGCATCTCCAAGCTCATGATCTACATCTTTGTGTTGATCCACTGGAACGCCTGTTTTTACTTTGCACTGTCGAGCTACGTGGGCTGTGGAAGTGATGTTTGGGTTTA TTATTGCTTCTGGTTCTCTACCCTGATTTTAACCACAGTGGGAGACGTCCCCCAGGCACAAAGGGAAGAAGAGTACTTGTTCATGACTGCAGACCTGCTCATTGCTGTACTGGTGTTTGCATCGGTTGTTGGCAATGTTGGCGATGTCATCGTAAGCCTAAGGGACCGTGATAATGTCTTCTTCCCTAACCATGAGCTG GTGAAGGCTTACCTGCGTAGCCATCTCATTAGCAAGGAGCTTCATCAGCGTATCAACAACTGGTACCAGCATCTTTACATCAACAAGAAGATAATCCGAGAGAATGAAATCCTGCAACAGCTGCCCATACACTTGAGGACAGAGATCGCTGTCAGCGTTCACCTTCCCACACTCTCCAAAGTCACCATCTTCCAGAGCTGTGAGAAAAGTCTGCTGGAGGAGCTGGTGCTCAAACTAACACCTCAG GTGTTCAGTCCAGGAGAGTATGTCTGCAGGAAAGGAGATGTGGGCCATGAAATGTACATCATCACAGACGGCAAACTTGCAGTTGTAGCAGATGACGGGGTCACAGAATATGCTGTGCTGAGTGAATCAAATTTCTTTGGGGAAATTAGTATCCTCAATATCAAAG GTAACAAGTCAGGCAATCGTCGCACTGCCAACATCCGAAGCATTGGCTACTCTGACCTGTTCAGCTTGTCCAAAGAAGACCTGACAGACGTGCTATCCGAGTTCCCTGCAGCCAAACGTCACCTGGAGGAGAAAGGCAGACAGATCCTCACCAAGATGGGCATGTTGGAGGAGACCGGGGAGCAAGAGGAGGCGGAGGCAGAGAAAGTTGAAACCAAGATAAGCAGGCTGGAGAGCAACTTGGAAATCCTGCAAACAAAACTAGCTCGCCTTATGCTGGAATTAGAGTCGTCTAATCAAAAGGCGCAGGCCAGGATGGAGCAGCTGGAGTGGGAGGTGGCAACACTGGAGACTCAGCTGCCAGAAGACGAGATGGAAGGAGAACAGGGAAGAGGTGAAGGGGTGGGCGGGGAGGTTGGATGGGAGCGAGAAGAGGCAGAgggggaggaagaagagggtTCAGATgtaaag